From Fusarium fujikuroi IMI 58289 draft genome, chromosome FFUJ_chr07, a single genomic window includes:
- a CDS encoding probable alpha-N-arabinofuranosidase / alpha-L-arabinofuranosidase has protein sequence MAKIPALITKRLTADPSAHVFQGKLFLYVSHDYDAGIPLNLEGDHFAMKDYYVYSMEDIYGSEPVTDHGLALSVEDVPWVSRQLWAPDAAYKDGKYYLYFPARDKENIFRIGVAVSEDPGGPFKADESYIPGTFSIDPASFTDFDQKTYLAWGGLHGGQLQCWQNKTQFDGSWSGQKEPDDNEYALSPQIALLSDDMHTLAEAPRDMVILAPETGQPIISSDKDRRYFEGPWIHRRGDIYYLSYSTGTTRYYVYATADNSYGPYTYQGRLLEPVSGWTTHGSIVEYKGQWWLFYHDSETNNGVDWLRQSKAKKIWYDSQAKIVFEDPSETNYVCA, from the coding sequence ATGGCCAAAATTCCCgcccttattactaaaaggcTGACTGCCGACCCATCCGCCCATGTCTTTCAAGGCAAGCTTTTCCTCTATGTATCTCACGACTATGATGCGGGGATTCCTCTGAACTTGGAGGGCGATCATTTTGCCATGAAAGACTATTATGTTTATTCCATGGAAGATATCTACGGTTCCGAGCCAGTTACCGATCATGGCCTGGCCCTTTCTGTAGAGGATGTTCCTTGGGTCTCTCGACAGTTGTGGGCGCCTGATGCTGCCTACAAGGATGGGAAGTACTATCTCTACTTTCCTGCTAGGGATAAAGAAAACATCTTCCGAATCGGCGTAGCTGTTTCTGAAGACCCTGGTGGTCCATTCAAAGCTGATGAGAGTTACATTCCTGGCACTTTTAGCATTGACCCAGCGAGCTTCACTGATTTCGATCAAAAGACATACCTAGCATGGGGCGGACTTCATGGCGGACAGCTTCAGTGCTGGCAGAATAAGACCCAGTTTGACGGTTCTTGGTCTGGGCAAAAGGAGCCAGATGATAACGAGTATGCTCTGAGCCCTCAGATCGCTCTATTAAGCGACGATATGCATACGTTGGCTGAAGCTCCGCGAGACATGGTTATCCTGGCACCCGAGACTGGTCAACCTATCATTTCGAGTGATAAAGACCGTCGCTATTTCGAAGGACCTTGGATACATAGACGAGGTGATATCTATTACCTGAGCTATTCTACTGGTACCACTCGTTACTATGTCTACGCTACTGCCGACAATTCTTATGGCCCATACACCTATCAGGGCAGACTACTTGAGCCGGTCTCGGGCTGGACAACCCATGGTAGCATCGTCGAATATAAAGGCCAATGGTGGCTCTTTTACCACGATAGCGAGACGAACAACGGCGTGGATTG